The Arachis ipaensis cultivar K30076 chromosome B03, Araip1.1, whole genome shotgun sequence region TCCTAGTCAACATACAATGTGTTACACGTTCAATATTAAATTATGAAAAAATTGCTATCAAGGAAATAAGGAACGTCATTAAAAAACTTAATTAACAAAAGCGACCATTTATAATAATATGTTTAAAATTCTAGTTCTTCTAGAGGAATGTGTCATATAAGTGAAATCNNNNNNNNNNNNNNNNNNNNNNNNNNNNNNNNNNNNNNNNNNNNNNNNNNNNNNNNNNNNNNNNNNNNNNNNNNNCACAAAatatgaaaataatatataaatagtaTACGCAAAAAAAAAGGGGTATAAATATTATTTCTCTTTCAGAGATCTGAGGGGCATCATTACATATTTATATACTGCATGGCAGAAACCCTTATTTTAAGGGGGCGTTTTAGTCATTGACTCAAAGGCACAATTGCACATGGTTACAACTGGGGTAGGTAGGTTAATAATGAAAAGAAAGTGAGaatgtttatattttttaatgaaaaaggtGACTATCACGTGGACATATATCAAAGTAACACACCATGCATGACAAtacataaaatattaaataatttatttaaatatattaaaagattaaataattttttattattatctccATATTCATTTGTTTTGTTGTTCTNNNNNNNNNNNNNNNNNNNNNNNNNNAAAATTGAataattttctctttttcctaaatttataaattatattaaaaattaatcatgaataaaaaagtaataataaaatattttttatataaaaatatacatcATATTATGatgtatatattaaaaataggaaaagtatatggaaccaaaaggtgatcagccaaaaagtaaataaaaccgTTTAATTATAAtcactttttgaataatatgtttgaaaactgctcctAGGATTACGGATCACAAACCAAAACCTAATTTTTATAGAGCCCAGACACATTTTGGCTGGTTTTTGGCTGATATGCTTTTGGTTCCCTAGTTGTTCTCTTAAAAATATTGTGTGTATATATTCAGGGCTATCATAGTGTGATATAGCAATCAACCAAGGTTTTAGGCACAGAGAGACTGAAACCATGGTAACAATCTTAGGTACTCATACAGTGATCCCAAAAGAAGAAACTCCAAAGGGTCTTCTATGGCTATCAGACAACGACCAACTCTGGCGATGGAGTCATACACCTTCAATCTACGTTTACAAGTCAAAACAGAACAACAACACTGTCCTCGTTGAGAGAATGCGAGATTCTCTCAGCGAGATTCTCGTTCATTACTATCCGTTGGCCGGGAGGCTCAACTGGACGGCCGGCGGTCGTTTGGAACTCGATTGCAACGCAAAGGGAGCCTTGCTTCTCGAGGCCGAATCCACGAAATCAATGGCGGAATACGGAGACTTCACACCAAACGAACCCGGCATCAAAGAACTCATCCCAGCCGTTGATTACTCTCGTCAAATGAACGAGCTTCCTTTGTTCTTGGCACAGGTGACGAAGTTCCACGGCGGCAATGGCGGTTTCGCAGTCGGAATCCTCTGGTCTCATCCGTTAGGCGACGGCCTGGCCGCCATTCGCTTCATCAACTCATGGGCGAAGCTCACTCGAGGAGCCAAGTTAGATCCAAGTGAGCTTCCGTTTCTCGACCGAACGGCGCTCAAATCAACTGAGCTATTAACTCCACCCCGGTTCGACCACCGGGAGTTCAAGCCTCTCCCGCTCATCCTCGGAAGAACCGACAATATCGAAGAGCAAAAGAAGAAGACGACCTTCGCGTTGTTAAAACTCACATCAGAACACGTCCAGAAGCTCAAAAAGAATGCAATCGTAACCGCAAACGGAAACGGTAACGGTAACGGTCCTCATAACGAATCTCAGAGACCGTACAGCAGATTCGAAGTTATCAGCGCGCATATATGGAGATGCGCTTGCAAAGCTCGTAATCTTAAAGAGAATCAACCAACGGTGGTTAAATTCAACGTCGATATACGAAACAGAATGAATCCGCCACTTCCTCAAAACTACTTCGGAAACGCGTTGGGTCCGACGGTTACGCCAACTTGCTACCTCAAAGAAATCACCACTCAACCGATTAGTTACGCGGCGCAGAAAATAAGAGAAGCCGTTAAGAAAGTGTCGAATCACGAGTTTGTTAAATCACAAATGGATTACGTGGCAGGGTTTGAAAACCGTTGGGATCTGATTAGGACACCGTACTTGGAGAAAGGTGAGTATAGAGCTGATGTGCCTTTCTTTGGGAATCCTAATATTATACTTGGAAGTTGGATGAGTATGCCGTTTTATGAAGCTGATTTTGGGTTGGGGAAACCGTTTTATTTTGGTCCTGGTGGTGTGTGCCCTTATGATAGAGCTGTTATTGCTCTAATGCCAGATGAAGATGGTGATAATGGATATGCTGTGGTGGTGTACATGCATTTTCAGGTGGAACACATGAAAGATTTCATCAAGTACTTTTGGGAAGATATTTGAAAATTAAGAGATAGCTAGCTCTTTCAAAATAATTTAATCTACCTATTGATTCACTAGCTAGTGTGATAAAATTCAGTTTTCTAGAATTGAGTTATGTTATTATTTTCATGCACTTTTGTATTTCCAACGGAAACAAATATTCGatattcaaatttaacaaaataaagtTTATTATTAATGCATTTCATATTATATTTGTGGTTGAAATTAATTGTTATAGTATATGTGCCTCTCcctcttccttcttctatttGACTTGTGCTAGGGaactttttcttttccaaataaagaTGTAAAAAAGTgaccttttcttttttcttatttgattttgccAGGTTGTCATCTCATTGATAGTTGTCTGCTAGAGTTGATAGATGTTTTAGATTAAATAAATTGAGATGGATCTGTATTTATGACACTTGCAAGCATATTAAAGAATAAATGGTCTATTTCCATGCCTTATATTTAATTTGAGGATATTATGGGTAAAGCAAATAATGTAGTTCAACTTTGTATAGTTTGTTCTGATACAATGATACATAAAGgccataataaataaaataaaataaaatggaatGGAAGAAAAAGAACGTGTACGGCTTAGGAagcagaaaaaataaaataatatttcctAGCTAGGGTAGTGTcacataattaattataataaaacaaaaaaaaaaatgtggCC contains the following coding sequences:
- the LOC107629379 gene encoding spermidine hydroxycinnamoyl transferase, with translation MVTILGTHTVIPKEETPKGLLWLSDNDQLWRWSHTPSIYVYKSKQNNNTVLVERMRDSLSEILVHYYPLAGRLNWTAGGRLELDCNAKGALLLEAESTKSMAEYGDFTPNEPGIKELIPAVDYSRQMNELPLFLAQVTKFHGGNGGFAVGILWSHPLGDGLAAIRFINSWAKLTRGAKLDPSELPFLDRTALKSTELLTPPRFDHREFKPLPLILGRTDNIEEQKKKTTFALLKLTSEHVQKLKKNAIVTANGNGNGNGPHNESQRPYSRFEVISAHIWRCACKARNLKENQPTVVKFNVDIRNRMNPPLPQNYFGNALGPTVTPTCYLKEITTQPISYAAQKIREAVKKVSNHEFVKSQMDYVAGFENRWDLIRTPYLEKGEYRADVPFFGNPNIILGSWMSMPFYEADFGLGKPFYFGPGGVCPYDRAVIALMPDEDGDNGYAVVVYMHFQVEHMKDFIKYFWEDI